In Paenibacillus sp. FSL R7-0345, a single window of DNA contains:
- a CDS encoding NusG domain II-containing protein, with the protein MKRADVLLISIVLIAALAFLVPRWLGDDKGGPGKNLVANITVDGKLFKTVQLTEEEQSIEIRTERGYNLLKVHDYGIEMYEADCPDQVCLGFGRITQPKQTIVCLPHRVLVEIAGPSEGDEIDGYVQ; encoded by the coding sequence ATGAAACGCGCAGACGTACTGCTTATTTCCATCGTGCTGATTGCTGCGCTTGCCTTCCTCGTGCCAAGATGGCTGGGCGATGACAAAGGCGGGCCTGGCAAGAATCTCGTGGCCAATATAACAGTGGACGGCAAGCTGTTCAAGACCGTGCAGCTCACAGAAGAAGAACAGAGCATTGAAATCCGCACAGAGCGGGGCTATAACCTGTTAAAAGTACATGACTACGGGATCGAAATGTATGAAGCGGATTGTCCCGATCAGGTATGTCTCGGCTTCGGCCGGATTACCCAGCCCAAACAGACCATCGTCTGTCTGCCGCACCGGGTACTGGTAGAGATTGCGGGGCCTTCAGAAGGAGATGAAATCGATGGCTATGTCCAGTAA
- a CDS encoding aspartate aminotransferase family protein, translating into MEQTSFIGREAVAAKRKQYFYPCTAHFYRDAPQIVRGSMQYVYDENGKEYTDFFAGVSVVACGHCNPAITDRTIAQLQQLQHTSTVYLTQPNVDLAERLEAVLPGNLRRSFFVNSGSEANEGALLLARMHTGRKGFIALESGLHGRTNLTMSVTGLQMWRTDNYLDEDVTFIERPYHPDLTLEEAAERSIESLKRVLEEKGDTIAAMIVEPVQGNGGMIMPAPSYFREVKALLEQYGVLLIDDEIQTGYGRTGAMFAIEHFGVVPDIISMAKALGNGVPVAAFATTDEIAASLNRPSASTFGGNPVSAATALAVLDYIESEQLPGRAAELGGRLKTGLEQLRASYPALITDVRGTGFMLGAELAGNTAVSAAELTDDVLEELKDRGYLIGKNGIGRNVLAFQPPLVVTAENIDGLLEVLGEVLLQASSRLSAAVQA; encoded by the coding sequence ATGGAACAGACATCATTTATCGGCAGAGAGGCTGTAGCCGCCAAACGCAAGCAGTATTTCTATCCCTGCACCGCACACTTTTACCGGGATGCCCCGCAGATTGTCCGCGGAAGCATGCAGTATGTTTATGATGAGAACGGCAAGGAGTATACGGATTTCTTTGCCGGGGTTTCAGTAGTCGCCTGCGGCCACTGCAATCCGGCTATAACAGACCGGACTATCGCCCAGCTTCAGCAGCTTCAGCATACGTCGACCGTATATTTGACCCAACCCAATGTAGATCTTGCGGAACGGCTGGAGGCGGTGCTTCCGGGGAATCTGCGGCGCAGCTTTTTCGTGAACAGCGGCTCTGAGGCGAATGAGGGAGCTTTGCTGCTGGCCAGAATGCATACCGGACGCAAAGGATTTATTGCCCTCGAAAGCGGTCTGCACGGGCGTACCAATCTGACGATGAGCGTGACCGGGCTGCAGATGTGGCGGACGGATAACTATCTGGACGAGGATGTTACGTTTATTGAGCGTCCTTATCATCCTGATCTGACCCTGGAAGAGGCGGCTGAGCGTTCGATTGAGAGTCTTAAGCGGGTACTGGAAGAAAAGGGTGATACCATCGCCGCGATGATCGTTGAACCGGTTCAGGGCAACGGCGGCATGATTATGCCGGCTCCTTCGTACTTCCGTGAGGTCAAGGCGCTGCTGGAGCAATACGGCGTGCTGCTGATCGACGATGAAATCCAGACCGGCTACGGCCGAACCGGCGCTATGTTCGCAATCGAGCATTTCGGAGTCGTTCCAGACATTATCAGTATGGCAAAAGCGCTCGGTAACGGCGTGCCGGTCGCAGCCTTCGCCACGACAGATGAAATCGCAGCTTCGCTGAACCGCCCGTCAGCTTCCACCTTCGGCGGCAATCCGGTCTCCGCAGCTACGGCACTGGCCGTGCTCGATTACATCGAGAGTGAGCAGCTGCCTGGGCGTGCAGCAGAGCTGGGCGGACGGCTGAAGACCGGGCTGGAGCAGCTGCGTGCAAGCTATCCTGCGCTGATCACTGACGTGCGCGGCACCGGCTTCATGCTTGGGGCCGAGCTGGCCGGCAATACTGCAGTCAGTGCTGCAGAGCTGACCGATGATGTGCTGGAAGAGTTGAAGGACCGCGGCTATCTGATCGGCAAAAACGGCATCGGCCGCAATGTTCTGGCCTTCCAGCCGCCGCTGGTTGTTACAGCAGAGAATATAGACGGGCTGCTTGAAGTGCTGGGTGAGGTGCTGCTGCAGGCCTCCAGCCGCTTGTCTGCCGCTGTGCAGGCTTAA
- a CDS encoding energy-coupling factor transporter ATPase, protein MAIQLQQVSYTYADRSLWKQTALHDIDLGIAQGTMVGIAGATGSGKSTLLQLFNGILKPSKGTVKVLDVTIQAGEKAPKLLPLRRRVGLVFQFPEQQMFEETVEKDLIFGPLNFGMSAEEAKTRARRAMTDMGLDLDLLERNPFRLSGGQMRKAAIASVLAMDPEIIVLDEPTATLDPLSRAELIGLLERLCREQGKTIIIVTHRMDELLPYADHWALLKEGTLVFQGSGRELAADPDILERCGLSVPHSLRYWQAVARRLGLEGEQPCLTAESLAERISLLQAEGMEDGHE, encoded by the coding sequence ATGGCCATACAACTACAGCAAGTAAGCTATACCTACGCTGACCGGAGCCTGTGGAAGCAGACGGCGCTGCATGATATTGATCTTGGGATTGCCCAAGGAACCATGGTTGGCATTGCCGGGGCAACCGGCTCCGGCAAGTCCACGCTGCTGCAGCTGTTCAACGGGATTCTGAAGCCGTCCAAGGGGACGGTCAAGGTACTGGATGTTACGATTCAGGCGGGTGAAAAAGCGCCGAAGCTGCTGCCGCTGCGCCGCAGGGTCGGTCTGGTCTTCCAGTTCCCGGAGCAGCAGATGTTTGAAGAAACGGTCGAGAAGGATCTGATCTTCGGACCGCTCAATTTCGGGATGAGTGCCGAAGAAGCCAAAACACGCGCCCGCCGGGCGATGACTGACATGGGGCTGGATCTTGACCTGCTGGAGCGCAATCCGTTCCGGTTAAGCGGAGGCCAGATGCGCAAAGCAGCTATAGCTTCTGTACTGGCGATGGACCCGGAGATTATTGTTCTGGATGAACCGACAGCGACGCTGGACCCGCTGAGCCGGGCTGAACTGATCGGACTGCTGGAGCGGCTCTGCCGTGAGCAGGGGAAGACGATTATTATCGTAACCCACCGGATGGACGAGCTGCTGCCCTACGCTGACCATTGGGCGCTGCTTAAGGAAGGCACGCTGGTCTTTCAGGGGAGCGGCCGGGAGCTTGCTGCAGACCCGGATATTCTGGAGCGTTGCGGCCTTAGTGTACCGCACTCCCTCCGGTATTGGCAGGCGGTTGCACGGCGGCTCGGTCTGGAAGGCGAGCAGCCTTGCCTGACTGCCGAGAGCCTGGCCGAGCGGATATCTTTACTGCAGGCTGAAGGAATGGAGGATGGCCATGAATGA
- a CDS encoding HD-GYP domain-containing protein, with amino-acid sequence MNIYGAFLRKQISNYLFGSVVAVMAVGSLILLSSLEISVVEYGRLLIVLLLSFIIMAVTEISVFLRQLRPIRTAMLEAEPSLDVLEKAYLHTHQLPRHAVMRILGPHLLGLSLPAALMTMWMIHNGLLSLPYFYLVMAVIGAIMVASMHALIEFYLTCSAIIPLIKEFRNRAMKLYSVDFSLEGHVFVPIRPKFLISCMLIGTFPLFLFIMATHIRMSNTGSGMLVGFQNYWAWAGMVLLIGTLFSSIAALLLTNSVQHPINELYKAMNNIRDGQLLQVQDEYSDEFSKLVAGFNMMVRGLQDREQQSRQLLDSYFTTLAVALDARDSYTAGHSLRVAEYSVIIGQLAGLTGQSLDDLRKSALLHDIGKIGVPDSILFKEGKLTDEEFDMIKSHPVLGENILRQIEPVEKMAPYLEGVRSHHERYDGKGYPDGLAGIAIPLHGRIIAVADAYDAMTSDRPYRKGMEHEQALAILENGRGSQWDPQFAGLFLTYFGKNIDKEKEDYPERAG; translated from the coding sequence ATGAATATATACGGGGCATTTTTGAGAAAGCAGATCAGCAATTATTTATTCGGCTCCGTTGTTGCGGTCATGGCGGTTGGAAGCCTGATCCTTCTTTCTTCTCTGGAGATCAGTGTCGTTGAGTACGGCCGGCTGTTAATTGTACTCCTGCTCTCCTTTATTATAATGGCAGTTACGGAAATAAGCGTGTTTCTGAGGCAGCTCAGGCCGATCCGGACAGCAATGCTGGAGGCTGAGCCTTCACTGGATGTCCTGGAGAAGGCGTACCTGCATACCCATCAGCTGCCCCGGCATGCAGTAATGCGGATTCTTGGTCCTCATCTTCTGGGATTATCCCTGCCTGCAGCGCTGATGACCATGTGGATGATTCACAACGGCCTGCTTTCATTACCGTATTTTTATCTGGTGATGGCTGTTATCGGAGCTATTATGGTTGCCAGCATGCATGCGCTGATCGAATTTTATCTGACCTGCTCAGCGATTATCCCGCTGATTAAAGAATTCAGAAACCGGGCAATGAAGCTGTATAGTGTAGATTTTTCTCTGGAGGGGCATGTTTTTGTGCCGATCCGCCCGAAATTCCTGATCAGCTGCATGCTGATCGGTACATTTCCGCTGTTCCTGTTTATAATGGCAACCCACATACGCATGAGCAATACAGGAAGCGGTATGCTGGTCGGCTTTCAGAACTACTGGGCCTGGGCGGGGATGGTGCTGCTGATCGGCACCCTTTTTTCATCAATTGCCGCCCTTCTCCTGACTAACAGCGTGCAGCATCCGATTAACGAGCTGTATAAAGCAATGAATAATATCAGGGACGGACAGCTCCTGCAGGTGCAGGATGAATATTCCGATGAATTTTCCAAGCTGGTCGCCGGCTTCAACATGATGGTGCGCGGACTGCAGGACCGTGAGCAGCAGAGCCGTCAGCTGCTGGACAGTTATTTTACAACGCTTGCCGTAGCGCTGGATGCCCGCGATTCCTATACGGCAGGCCACTCGCTGAGGGTGGCGGAATATTCGGTTATTATCGGACAGCTGGCCGGTCTGACCGGACAAAGCCTCGACGATCTGCGCAAGTCGGCGCTGCTGCATGATATCGGCAAAATCGGCGTGCCTGACAGTATCCTGTTCAAAGAAGGCAAGCTGACGGACGAAGAATTTGACATGATCAAGAGCCACCCGGTGCTCGGGGAAAATATACTGCGCCAGATTGAGCCGGTTGAGAAAATGGCCCCCTATCTGGAAGGGGTGCGCTCGCACCATGAACGCTATGACGGCAAAGGTTATCCTGACGGGCTGGCAGGCATCGCTATACCGCTTCACGGCAGGATTATTGCAGTCGCTGATGCCTACGATGCGATGACCTCAGACCGGCCCTACCGCAAGGGTATGGAGCATGAGCAGGCCTTGGCCATTCTGGAGAATGGCCGTGGCAGCCAGTGGGACCCGCAGTTTGCCGGGTTATTCCTGACATACTTCGGCAAAAATATAGACAAGGAAAAGGAAGATTATCCGGAGCGTGCGGGATAG
- a CDS encoding Gx transporter family protein, protein MAMSSKESATALKRTVIIAIFSAVAVVLSIVEAQIPLAGMGLMPGAKLGFANIMILTCIYFLRGRDAFVLVILKTLLTAFLLGTFSSLLFSLFGSLLSFVVMFLLVRFSGKRLSVIGISIAGGLAHNTGQLLAASMVFNSASILYYLPILLITGIVTGILVGFAVRYLVDSLSKISLFEEFLDGRSH, encoded by the coding sequence ATGGCTATGTCCAGTAAGGAGTCGGCGACGGCGCTGAAAAGAACGGTAATCATTGCGATCTTTTCAGCTGTTGCCGTAGTGCTTAGTATAGTGGAAGCCCAGATTCCGCTTGCCGGAATGGGGCTGATGCCCGGCGCCAAGCTGGGCTTTGCCAATATCATGATTCTGACCTGTATCTACTTTTTACGCGGGCGCGACGCCTTTGTGCTGGTGATTCTGAAGACACTGCTTACAGCATTCCTGCTAGGTACCTTTTCAAGCCTGCTCTTCAGCCTCTTCGGCTCCCTGCTCAGCTTTGTGGTGATGTTCCTGCTTGTCCGTTTCAGCGGCAAAAGGCTGAGTGTCATCGGAATCAGCATCGCCGGCGGGCTTGCCCATAATACCGGACAGCTGCTGGCGGCATCCATGGTATTTAATTCGGCTAGTATTCTGTACTACCTGCCGATCCTGCTGATTACAGGGATTGTGACAGGGATTCTGGTTGGCTTTGCAGTGCGTTATCTGGTGGATTCACTTTCAAAGATTTCGCTGTTTGAAGAGTTTTTGGACGGACGGAGCCACTAG
- a CDS encoding U32 family peptidase, protein MARYFNGREIELLAPAGTFEIFKEVVQSACDAVYFGGPVLNMRMMRKGYNLSHEEIAQALVMAHNLDKKVYVTVNNLFSEEDVEEAREYLRFLDEVQPDALIVQDMAVLELIREMGLTVPIHASVMMNVHNLEMIYALRDLGVTRVVTSREMDLQTAKLLGQRSGMELEYFIHGDMCSVHGANCYFSSQVFGMSSNRGKCMKPCRWDYRIKKDGYVFPAEYPLAVKDMFMYEHLPELIESGITSFKIEGRMRDKEFMVMLANSYGEALDRYIDDPLGFDRTVDSKTLYNNRKRDFSTAYAFGKPGLSNINRRYEGTGKFYSTGKVFSTPTAERELSESRVIQLRERMAEGKKEQAAKPELAVRVNNMEQAKLALAMGVEHLYLPGDVFEPDLPLTKQDIKELGALKGETKLYLGMPRMMTELHFDQLSQLLSGERLPVDGLLVTNLGAIRRFKDMGYPMIGDVNLNVYNHLAAELYTGLGLQKLTVSPEMTLEHFAGFTSRCNLPLEVVVHGTPALMYMEHDLFENTEVMEPIGEEDNIFVSNDVLVLKTDKGENPVYRDQYGRCHLLFAKELCYLPMLDEMKGLGISTFRIEGATYSIEELRTIISAYQAAIGGKGNQEDLLGGLKPVYAGYTLGSLQFN, encoded by the coding sequence ATGGCACGTTATTTTAATGGCAGGGAAATTGAGTTATTGGCACCGGCAGGCACGTTTGAAATCTTCAAGGAGGTCGTGCAGTCGGCTTGTGATGCGGTTTATTTTGGCGGACCGGTCCTGAATATGCGGATGATGCGCAAAGGCTACAACCTGTCGCATGAGGAGATTGCCCAGGCACTGGTGATGGCCCACAATCTTGATAAAAAAGTTTATGTTACCGTCAATAATCTGTTCAGTGAAGAAGATGTGGAGGAAGCCAGAGAGTATCTGCGGTTCCTGGACGAGGTTCAGCCGGATGCGCTGATTGTGCAGGATATGGCTGTGCTGGAGCTGATCCGCGAAATGGGGCTGACGGTACCAATTCATGCTTCCGTTATGATGAATGTCCACAATCTGGAGATGATCTACGCGCTGCGTGATCTCGGGGTCACCCGGGTAGTTACTTCCCGTGAGATGGATCTGCAGACAGCAAAGCTGCTGGGCCAGAGAAGCGGTATGGAGCTGGAGTATTTTATTCACGGTGATATGTGCTCAGTGCACGGGGCCAACTGTTATTTCAGCTCCCAGGTGTTCGGGATGAGCAGCAACCGGGGCAAATGCATGAAGCCTTGCCGCTGGGATTACCGGATTAAGAAGGACGGCTATGTTTTCCCTGCTGAATATCCGCTGGCGGTCAAAGATATGTTCATGTATGAGCATCTGCCGGAGCTGATCGAATCAGGAATTACCTCGTTCAAAATTGAAGGCCGGATGCGCGACAAGGAATTTATGGTGATGCTGGCCAACAGCTATGGCGAAGCGCTTGACCGCTATATCGATGATCCGCTTGGATTCGACCGCACCGTAGATTCCAAAACGCTGTACAACAACCGCAAACGTGACTTTTCCACCGCATATGCTTTTGGCAAGCCGGGATTATCGAATATTAACCGCCGCTATGAGGGGACAGGGAAATTTTACAGTACAGGAAAAGTGTTCAGTACCCCTACTGCAGAGCGGGAGCTCTCTGAGAGCCGGGTAATTCAGCTCCGTGAGCGGATGGCCGAAGGCAAAAAAGAACAGGCAGCCAAACCTGAGCTGGCCGTGCGCGTTAACAATATGGAACAGGCCAAGCTGGCGCTTGCGATGGGTGTAGAGCATCTGTATCTGCCGGGCGATGTGTTTGAACCGGATCTGCCGCTGACCAAACAGGATATTAAGGAACTGGGTGCGCTAAAAGGGGAGACGAAGCTGTATCTGGGGATGCCGCGGATGATGACGGAGCTGCATTTTGACCAGTTAAGCCAGCTTTTGAGTGGTGAACGGCTGCCGGTAGACGGTTTGCTGGTTACGAATCTGGGGGCGATCCGCCGCTTTAAGGATATGGGCTATCCGATGATCGGGGATGTGAACCTCAACGTGTACAACCATCTGGCTGCAGAGCTGTATACCGGACTTGGGCTGCAAAAGCTGACGGTTTCGCCTGAGATGACTTTGGAGCATTTTGCCGGCTTTACCTCCCGCTGTAACCTGCCGCTTGAAGTAGTTGTGCATGGCACACCGGCACTGATGTATATGGAGCATGACCTGTTCGAAAACACTGAGGTTATGGAGCCGATCGGCGAGGAAGATAATATATTTGTCAGCAATGACGTGCTTGTGCTCAAAACAGACAAAGGTGAAAATCCGGTCTACCGCGACCAATACGGACGCTGCCACCTGCTGTTCGCCAAAGAGCTGTGTTATCTGCCGATGCTGGATGAAATGAAGGGCCTTGGAATCTCCACCTTCCGGATTGAAGGAGCTACCTACAGTATTGAAGAGCTGCGTACCATTATCTCAGCTTACCAGGCTGCTATTGGCGGCAAGGGGAATCAAGAGGATCTGCTGGGTGGGCTGAAGCCGGTGTATGCCGGATATACGTTGGGCTCGCTGCAGTTTAATTAA
- a CDS encoding energy-coupling factor transporter transmembrane component T, which yields MNERLLLGRSIETGSWVHKLDARSKITGMLLYLAIILLSHSWAAMGLLAVFSVSVMLSTRIPLKYFIKSAKPLRFLMLFIFIVQMLSVKEGEAWLTLGSFSLYEGGLRLGAFSVIRMLFLVTFTSLLTFTTTPGKLNQGLEGILSPFKKLGLKPDRLTMMIDLALRFIPTILDESQIILKAQASRGADLKELPLKEKGRMLISLLVPVITSAFRRAQDLVYSMEARGFRMDAPRTRYHRLRWGAADTLFVVMFIIMGVAVAVL from the coding sequence ATGAATGAACGTCTGCTGCTTGGACGCAGCATAGAGACCGGCTCCTGGGTACATAAGCTCGATGCCCGGTCCAAAATAACCGGAATGCTGCTGTATCTCGCCATTATTCTGCTCTCACACTCCTGGGCAGCGATGGGGCTGCTGGCCGTATTCTCCGTTTCGGTGATGCTGTCGACGCGCATCCCGCTCAAATATTTTATTAAATCGGCTAAGCCGTTACGGTTCTTGATGCTGTTTATTTTTATTGTACAGATGCTATCGGTAAAAGAAGGTGAAGCCTGGCTGACGTTAGGTTCCTTTTCGCTGTATGAGGGCGGCCTGCGGCTGGGGGCTTTTTCCGTAATCCGGATGTTGTTTCTGGTTACCTTCACCTCGCTGCTGACGTTTACGACAACTCCGGGCAAGCTTAATCAGGGGCTTGAAGGTATTTTGTCCCCGTTCAAGAAGCTCGGGCTGAAGCCCGACCGGCTTACGATGATGATCGATCTTGCGCTGCGTTTCATTCCGACGATTCTTGATGAATCGCAGATTATCCTGAAGGCACAGGCCTCCCGGGGAGCAGATCTGAAGGAACTGCCGCTTAAGGAAAAGGGACGGATGCTCATATCGCTGCTTGTACCTGTAATCACAAGCGCCTTCCGCCGGGCGCAGGATCTGGTCTATTCCATGGAAGCCAGAGGCTTCCGCATGGATGCTCCGCGTACCAGGTATCACCGTCTGAGGTGGGGGGCAGCTGATACTTTATTCGTCGTAATGTTCATCATCATGGGAGTTGCAGTAGCAGTACTGTAA
- a CDS encoding UbiA-like polyprenyltransferase produces MVIMNAFKTAALKLKMFSELVMFSHTLFSLPFAVISMVWAAGGWPSGHMMLWGLIALIGARNGANAFNRLVDRTFDKQNPRTAHRHLPQQLLAEKEVILFIIINYAVFIVASGMLNMLCLILSPVAIVLISSYSYTKRFTFLSHLYLGFVIASAPIGAWFAVTGNIAFTPFVIGTVVMLWIAGFDIIYGTQDIEFDRRHGLWSIPSFFGLKNALLISKGLHFIMVMLLLFLYLWRDLGWMYLVGIGIATLLLMTEHQIIKPSNRKLMKVASYNLNQVISMVIVLCTLIDYFYVS; encoded by the coding sequence ATGGTTATTATGAATGCTTTTAAAACGGCGGCGCTGAAGCTGAAGATGTTCAGTGAGCTGGTTATGTTCTCACATACGCTTTTCTCTCTGCCGTTTGCTGTCATCTCGATGGTATGGGCCGCCGGAGGGTGGCCTTCCGGGCATATGATGCTGTGGGGTCTGATTGCCCTGATCGGGGCGCGCAATGGCGCCAACGCCTTTAACCGGCTGGTGGACCGCACCTTCGACAAGCAGAATCCGCGGACGGCGCACCGGCATCTGCCGCAGCAGCTGCTGGCGGAGAAGGAAGTTATTCTGTTTATTATTATCAACTATGCCGTGTTTATCGTTGCCTCCGGCATGCTGAATATGCTCTGTCTGATTCTATCGCCTGTAGCGATTGTCCTAATTTCCAGTTACTCGTATACTAAGCGCTTCACGTTCCTTAGCCATCTGTATCTGGGCTTTGTCATCGCCTCCGCGCCGATTGGCGCATGGTTCGCTGTGACCGGGAATATTGCCTTTACGCCGTTCGTGATCGGCACGGTCGTTATGCTGTGGATTGCAGGGTTTGACATCATTTACGGCACCCAGGATATCGAGTTTGACCGGCGGCACGGCTTATGGTCGATCCCCAGCTTCTTCGGGTTGAAAAACGCGCTGCTCATCTCCAAGGGCCTGCATTTCATCATGGTCATGCTGCTGCTCTTCTTGTACCTCTGGCGCGACCTGGGCTGGATGTATCTGGTCGGTATCGGCATCGCGACCCTGCTTCTGATGACGGAGCATCAGATCATCAAACCGTCGAACCGGAAGCTGATGAAGGTGGCTTCTTATAATTTGAATCAGGTGATTAGTATGGTGATTGTACTGTGCACGCTGATTGATTATTTTTATGTTAGCTAG
- a CDS encoding ATP-binding cassette domain-containing protein yields the protein MKETYIASEGGEAATVISLEGVAFGYDPEHPILHNITLSVPRGQWVSIVGPNGCGKSTLVKLLNALLPKSAGEIVVCGQRLEEETIGFIRGSIGMVFQNPDNQFIGATVEEDILFGLEGLCLSYEEMDERLKLYTEKLGISHLLSKHPGELSGGQKQRVAIASILAMKPGIVIFDEASSMLDEGSRNELLEILQGLRSEGYTILMITHDADEILASDRVLALHGGSLAADLTPEELFRDQELLATCHLREPYPWQLARELQRIGIKTDVPASEKELIDTLWPYNYSK from the coding sequence ATGAAGGAAACTTACATTGCAAGTGAAGGCGGAGAGGCAGCTACAGTTATCTCTCTGGAAGGGGTAGCGTTCGGGTATGACCCGGAGCACCCGATATTGCACAACATTACGCTGTCTGTTCCCCGGGGGCAGTGGGTAAGCATTGTGGGCCCGAACGGCTGCGGCAAATCAACGCTTGTTAAGCTGCTGAATGCCCTGCTGCCTAAAAGCGCCGGTGAAATTGTGGTCTGCGGACAGCGTCTAGAGGAAGAAACGATCGGATTTATCCGCGGAAGCATTGGCATGGTTTTTCAAAATCCGGATAACCAGTTTATCGGTGCTACCGTAGAAGAGGATATCCTGTTCGGCCTGGAAGGGCTCTGTTTATCCTATGAAGAAATGGACGAACGCCTGAAGCTGTATACAGAAAAGCTGGGGATCAGCCATTTGCTGTCCAAACATCCGGGTGAGCTGTCCGGCGGCCAGAAGCAGCGGGTGGCGATTGCCTCCATTCTTGCTATGAAGCCAGGCATCGTCATCTTTGACGAGGCCTCTTCCATGTTGGATGAGGGCAGCCGCAATGAGCTGCTGGAGATTCTGCAGGGACTGCGCAGTGAAGGCTACACCATCCTGATGATTACGCATGATGCCGACGAGATTCTGGCGTCAGACCGGGTACTGGCTCTGCACGGAGGCAGCCTGGCGGCAGATTTAACGCCGGAAGAGCTGTTCCGGGATCAGGAGCTGCTTGCCACATGTCATCTGCGTGAGCCGTATCCCTGGCAGCTTGCCCGTGAATTGCAGCGTATTGGCATCAAGACAGATGTCCCCGCCAGTGAAAAGGAGCTTATAGATACGTTATGGCCATACAACTACAGCAAGTAA
- a CDS encoding alpha/beta hydrolase has product MWLIIIAAVIIVAAAALLFAGFFFYGVAINRAPKEFLASSPDLKLDPPVAGASWGEGAEWVSRQHFRDVQLVSDDGLQLKGYLLLSERAEGRTAIIAHGYSGKGKDMGAIAKLYYEQLGYNVLLPDARGHGQSSGNYIGFGWPERRDMVKWIDFVRKEMGPEARIVLHGVSMGGATVLMTSGEKLPAQVKAIVEDCGYSSVKAQLSYQLKRMYRLPGFPFVQSASLVTRIKAGYFFGEASALRQVRKAEVPILFIHGDADKFVPFYMLEELYEACNAPKEKLIVHGAGHGLAYDTDKAGYVARVSDFVRRYVH; this is encoded by the coding sequence ATGTGGTTGATCATAATAGCGGCAGTTATTATAGTAGCGGCCGCAGCGCTGCTCTTTGCGGGCTTTTTCTTTTACGGAGTGGCAATCAATCGTGCGCCGAAGGAGTTTTTGGCCAGCAGTCCGGACCTGAAGCTTGATCCGCCTGTTGCTGGTGCGTCCTGGGGGGAAGGGGCCGAGTGGGTTTCCCGCCAGCATTTCCGGGATGTCCAGCTGGTGTCGGATGACGGCCTGCAATTAAAGGGTTATCTGCTGCTGTCGGAGCGTGCAGAAGGCCGCACTGCGATTATTGCCCATGGTTATTCCGGTAAGGGAAAGGACATGGGGGCTATCGCCAAACTGTACTATGAGCAGCTGGGCTATAATGTACTGCTTCCGGATGCGAGAGGTCATGGACAGAGCTCGGGGAATTATATCGGATTCGGCTGGCCGGAGCGCCGGGATATGGTGAAATGGATTGATTTCGTAAGGAAAGAAATGGGACCAGAAGCCCGGATTGTGCTGCATGGGGTATCGATGGGCGGAGCAACCGTGCTGATGACTTCGGGGGAAAAGCTTCCGGCGCAGGTTAAAGCCATCGTTGAAGATTGCGGGTACAGCTCAGTGAAGGCCCAGCTATCCTATCAGCTCAAGCGGATGTACCGGCTCCCGGGGTTTCCGTTTGTGCAGTCCGCCAGTCTGGTTACCCGGATCAAAGCAGGTTACTTTTTCGGTGAAGCCTCAGCACTCAGACAGGTGCGCAAAGCAGAAGTGCCGATTCTGTTTATTCACGGGGATGCTGACAAATTTGTACCCTTTTACATGCTGGAGGAACTGTATGAAGCCTGTAATGCTCCGAAAGAGAAGCTGATTGTGCACGGGGCGGGACATGGTCTGGCTTATGATACGGATAAGGCGGGGTATGTGGCCAGGGTAAGTGATTTTGTGCGGCGGTATGTACACTGA